The segment TATCAATAGCAACATCAAATGAAAGGTCGTTTTACTACAGATTGAGTTTAGAAGAAAATCTAAACTTCTTTGGAATGTTAAATAACCTAACAGGAAAAGAATTAAAAAAGAAAGTGGAAAAAGGATTAAAAGAGATGGGATTATACGAAAACAGAAAGATTAAATATATGGAAGCATCAACAGGAATGAAAAGGAGATTAAATTTAGCAAGGGCATTAATAAAAGAAGCGGAAATATATTTATTAGATGAACCGACAAATGGGGTGGATATAGAAACGAAAATGAAGATATATGAAATAATGGAAGAATTATCCAAAAATGGAAAAACGATAATATTAGCCAGTCATGATGTCAGTGAAATAGAAAAAACAGATAGAATAGTGGTATTAAAAAAAGGGGAAATAACAACAGATAGAAAAACAGAAGAATTACTGGAAAAAACAACAAGAAAGAATGAAGAGCGGTTACTGGAATTAATAAAATGAACTTTTGAGACCATATGGTATCCTGTAAAATTTTTCATAATTTCTCTTTTTAGAGTAATTCAACCATTAACATAAATTTGTAGTAAAATTCTCTTTTCGTAAATCTAATAAAATTACTCCTTTATTATCTAAACTGATATATTTTTATTATTAAATTTTAGTTTATAGAAAGCTTTATATTATCAATTTCTTCGATGTTAATGTTTTTATATAATAAATATTTTGAATTTTTTTACTAATCTAATACAAATAAGGGACCTGCAAAACAGGTCCCTTGTTATTTTTATATTATTTTTTATGATGCAGCGCTTTCTTCTGATTGTGATTCTTCTGTTGGATATGTTGGTAATTCGAATACGGATATTTCTGATTCTAAATAATGTTTTAATCCTGTTCCAGCTGGTATTGGCTGCCCAACAATAACGTTTTCTTTTAAACCTAACAAGAAATCTTCTTTACCTTCTAATGAGGCTTCGGTTAATACTTGAACGGTTTGTTGGAATGAAGCTGCACCTAACCAACCTTCTCTTTCAAGTGATGATTTAGTAATTCTTAATAATTTTCTTTCAAATCTCGCAGGTTCTTTTGGATTAATTAAATATAATTTCTTTTCTCCCGCTAATCTTAATTCACCATCTTCAGTTTCTAATAATTGTGGTTCATTTTTAAATACTTCTATTTCTTTTAATCCTGCATTTATTAATTTATTTAATAGTTCTTCTGTTACTTCATCACCAATTTCACCTAACAACTCTTTACCTTCATCAGTTTTTATCGTTATTTTTTCAGCTAATTTTTTACCAATTATATCTTCTCTATTTTGTTCAATCATTTTATTTTCTTCATATATCTTCTTATTAGCCTTTTCTACTGATTTTAAACTTACTAAATCTTTTGGCATAAATTCTGTATCTCCAGCATATGTTATTTCAACCTTATTAAACATTTGTTTAATAATTATTTCGAAATGTTTATCATGAATTTCAACACCTTGTTCAGCATAAATTTTCTTAATTTCTTTTAATAAATAATCAAAAGTTACTTCAGCTCCTAATTCCTCTAATAATCTTCTAGGTTTAATATTTCCGGAAGTTAACCTGTATCCAGGTATAACTTTATCTCCTTCAGATACTGTTGGTTTAACTTTTGGATCTGCTGTATAAGTATGTAATTCTCCTTTTAAATCTTCAACTATAATTATTAATCTTCCCTTTTCGTCTCTGTCTATTTTTCTAACAATACCTTTTACTGTTGAAAATTCAGCTTCAGGACCTTTTAAATTCTTTCTAGCTTCAAATAATTCTTCTGCTCTAGGAAGACCTTGGGTAATATCACCAGTTGTTGCAATACCACCAGTATGGAATGTTCTCATTGTTAGCTGTGTACCTGGTTCCCCAATTGATTGTGCAGCAATTATACCTACAGATTCTCCTATATTTACAACTTTATGACTTGATAAATCCATTCCATAACATTTTGCACAAACTCCATGTTCTGATTCACAAGTTAATATTGATCTAACATATATAGATGGTCTAACTTCTATTTCAGTAATATTATATCTTTCTAATTTTCTTGCTGTATCAGCATCTATTTTTTCTTGATAATTTACTAATGTAATTAATTTTCCATTTTCATCTTCTACCTTTAAATTATCTCCTACAAAAACAAAGTTAACTGCTTTATATTCTTTTATATCTACTGTCTTTATATTATGTTGTTTTAATGATATTAATACATCTTTATCTATTTCTGTACCTTTTGAGAATAATAATTCTCCATCAACATAAACATCTTTATTTAATACATTATATATGTATAAATTAATATCATCAATATCTATACTTTTAATTTCTACTACTGGTATTTTTGTCATATAATTTGCTAAAAATGCAGAATCTTCCTCATCTAACATAACATCTTTAATATATTTTTTACCAGTTTCCGGATGTATAATTATTTCTTCAGTTTTTGGATCTAATACATCCTTTGCTAATACTCTACCAAATAAATAATCTTCAAGATTCTCTATTTTCAAACCGTCTGCAATTAATTCTCTAGCTTCAATACCTTTTTCTGTTCCACAATCTGGTTCTGTTACTGTAATAGATTGAGCAACATCTACCAATCTTCTTGTTAAATAACCTGCTGTAGAAGTTCTTAGAGCTGTATCTGCAGAACCTTTTCTAGCACCATGTGTAGAAATAAAGAATTCTAATTCTGATAAACCATTTCTAAAGTTAGATTTAATAGGTAACTCAATAACTTTACCAGATGGATCAGCCATAAGACCTCTCATACCAGCAAGTTGCTTTAATTGGTCAATATTACCTCTAGCTCCAGAATCAACCATCATCCAAACTGGATTAAATGGATATTTTCTAAATTCTTTACTTGTAACTTCTGTAACTGCATCTATTGTTTTTTCCCATATTTTAACTACTTCTTTATATCTTTCATCATCTGTTAAATAACCTTCCTCATAATATTTTTCTATTTCCATTACTTTTTCTTCTGAAGCCTTTATAATCTCTAATCTTTCTTTAGGTTCAACAATATCTCTTACAGATATAGTTAATCCAGAAATTGTAGCATAGTGGAATCCTAGATGTTTTATATCATCTAATAAATCCGCTGTTCTATCTATTCCATGATATTTAAATGTATCAAATATTAAGTTTTTAATTTCTTTCTTTTTATATATTTTATTAAAGTCAGGATTAAATCTTCCAATTGGATCAGGTATTATTTCCTTAAATATTAATCTACCAACTGTTGTTTTAATCAATTTATTATCTAAATATAATCCTATAGGTTCATGTAAATTTAATACTGGTTTTGACCACTTTAATTCTCCATCTTCAACTATAACTTCATGTTTTACTATTTTTTCATATTCATGAATATAAAATGCTTGAAACTCATCAGAAAAAACATATTTTATTTTATCATTTTTTTCTAATAAATCCTTTGGAGAAGATGGTAATTCTTTTGAATTAAAATACTCTTGATCAACTGTAGTTAAATAATATACACCTGCTATCATATCTTTACCTGGCATGGATATAGGTTTTCCATTTGCAGGCGATATAATATTATATCTTGATAACATTAAGAATTTTGCTTCAGCTTGAGCTATATTTGATAATGGAACATGAACAGCCATTTGGTCACCATCAAAATCAGCGTTAAATGGTGGACATACCAATGGATGTAATTGAATAGAGTGCCCTTCAATTAATCTTGGAATAAATGCTTGAATAGAAATTCTATGTAATGTAGGAGCCCTATTTAATAATACAGGATGTCCTTTAATAACTTCTTCAAGCATTTCCCAAGCTTCTGGCATTTCTTTCTCAATAATTGTTTTCTTTAATTTTCTTGCATTTTTACTTGACGCATTAGAATCTTTTAATAGTTTATTTAGAACAAAAGGTTTAAATAATTCCATAGCCATTTTCTTTGGCAATCCACATTCATGGATTTTTAAATCCGGACCAACTGTAATAACGGCCCTTCCTGAATAGTCAACACGTTTTCCAAGTAGATTCCTTCTAAATCTACCTTTTTTACCTTTAATTAAATCAGTTAATGATCTTAAAGGTCTTCCGCTCCTATCAGTCATTGCTTTTCCAACACGACCATTATATATTAATGAGTCTACTGCTTGTTGCAATATTCTTTTTTCATTTCTAATTATTATTTCAGGAGCCTCTATTTCAAATAATTTTAATAATCTATTATTCCTATTTATTACTCTTCTATATAAATCATTTAAGTCAGTAGCAGCAAATCTACCACCATCAATTTGAATTAAAGGTCTAATATCAGGTGGAACAACTGGTAATGCCTCAATAATCATCCATTCAGGTTTATTTCCAGATTTTATGAAATCTTTTACTACCTTTAATCTCTTTAATAATTTTAATGCTTTAGCACTTTTTTTATCCAGTTTTGCTAATTCAGCTTCTATTTCAATTTTTAAATCATGTAAATCGATTGCTTTTAATAATTTTTTTATTGCTTCTCCACCATAATCAGCTGTAATTTCATCATCATATAATTCCTTATATGCTTCATATTCTTCTTGTAACAATGTGCTTCCTACACCTTTTCCAATTTCTTTCTCAACTTCAGGATCTATATTTGTAATTACTAGTATAGGAGTATCTCTTTCTATATCTCTTTCAATTTCTATAGCAGATGGGTAGAATTGTTCAAAAATTAAATATTCACTTGCTGTTAAAATTTCATCTTCGTATAAGAAAGTATCTGCTAATTGTGTGCCCTCTTCTACTTCATCACCATTTTCAACAAATAAAGTAGCTCCTTCAAATAAAGGCCACTTTTCTTCAACTCCACTTTCATCCTTAATCTTAACCCATATAATTTCATGCTTTGCATTCGAATATTCAGTCTCAATACTTACAACACCACTTCTTTTAGCTGTTGGTTTTTCTTTTACATGAAGAACCTTTACAGCTTGTTCTACTTCAAAATCCATTTTTTCTTTAAAAATTTCATATTCTGTATTGTGAAGCATATCTCCATAATCGAATAAATCAGAATCTTTCGGATCGGTAATCAACCAAATTTTTTCAACAACCCTTTTTGATCCGTAGTAAATTATGTTTTCTAATTCTTTCACTGGTATATTTAATAATATAGACAAAATAGATGGAGATGACTTCAAGAACCAAATATGAACAACAGGAGCTGCTAATTCAATGTGCCCCATTTTTCTTCTTCGTGATTCTTTAGACTCTACTTTAACTCCGCATCTTTCACAGACTGTACCCTCATATTTTTTCCCTTTATACCTTCCACAAGTACATTCATAATCCTTAACAGGCCCAAAGATTTTTTCACAGAACAAACCATCTCTTTCTGGTTTAAATGTTCTGTGATTAATAGTTTCTGGTTTTTTTACTTCTCCACTTGACCATTCTCTTATTCTTTCTGGAGAAGCAATACCAACTTTAATTTTTGCAATTTTTCTTTTGAAAGATGATGTCATTTTACCCATACTTTACCCTCCTTGAGGGGATTTTATAATTTATCTACATCTAATTCATTACCGTCCTCATCAAACAAACGAACATCTAACATTAAACCTTGTAATTCTTTAACTAAAACTTTGAAACTTTCAGGAATACCTGGATCAGGAAGATTTTTACCATTTAATATAGCTTTATATACTTCATTTCTTCCTTTAATGTCATCTGATTTGTATGTCAACATTTCTGTTAATGTATGTGCCGCACCATATGCTTCTAATGCCCATACTTCCATTTCACCAAATCTTTGACCACCGAAATGTGCTTTACCTCCAAGTGGTTGTTGATGAATTAATGAATATGGACCTGTAGAACGAGCATGCATTTTATCCTTAGCAATATGAACCAATCTTAACATATACATATACCCAATTGCTATTGGATAATCAAAAGGTTCTCCAGTTCTACCATCTCTTAAAGTTATTTTACCGCTTTCAACTTCAGCTGAATCTCCTAAATCTAATCCATATTCTTTACGAACTTTATCTAATTCATCCATTCTATTATTTTTTCTTGCTTCATATAATGCTTTCATTATTTCCTTTTCCTTAGCACCATCAAATATAGGAGTAGCAAAATGTCTTCCCGTTAATTTAGCTAACCAACCTAAATGCATTTCTAAAACTTGCCCCAAGTTCATACGTGAAGGAACTCCCAAAGGACTTAGTATCATCTCAATAGGTTTACCGTTAGGTAAAAATGGCATATCTTCTTTTCTTAAAATATTTGATACAACACCCTTATTACCATGTCTTCCGGCAAGTTTATCTCCAACATTCAATGTCTTTTTAGATGCTATATAAACCTTTACATATTGATTAACTCCTGTTTCTAAATCAGGAATATCTTTTCTTGTATAAACTTTAACATCAATTACTCTACCTTCAATACCATGTGGTAATGTTAATGATGTGTCTTTGACATCTTTACCTCTATCTCCAAAAACAGATCTAATTAATTTTTCTTCTGGAGAAGTTTCAGATTCACCTCTAGGAGTAACTTTACCAACTAAAATATCTCCTGATGTAACATAGGCACCAACTCTTACAATACCATGTTCATCAAGATTTCTTAATGATTCTTTTTTTACATTTGGTATGTCCGCTGTTATTTCTTCAGGACCTAATTGTGTATCCATAGCTTTTGTTTCATATACTTCTATATGTAAAGATGTAAATGAGTCTCTTTCTAATAATTCTTCATTAACCAAAATAGCGTCTTCAAAATTATATCCTTCCCAAGGCATGAATGCCACAAGAATATTTTTTCCTAATGCCAATTCTCCCATATCAATAGCAGGACCATCTGCAATTGGAGCATTTTTTTCAACAATCTCATTCATTTCAACTATTGGTCTTTGATTAATAGTTGTATCTTGGTTTGATCTAATAAATTTCCATAATGTATATTTATCTTGAACAGGTTTTCCATATTTATCTAAAATTTCATTTCCTTTTTCATCAATTCTATTAATAATAATTGTTTTTGCGTCAACATATGAAACTCTTCCCTTATGTTTCGCTTTTATAACATATCCTGAATCTCTTGCCGCAAGCCATTCAACTCCTGTACCTACAAAAGGTGCTTCTGTTATCATCAAAGGAACAGCTTGTCTTTGCATGTTTGATCCCATCAAAGCACGGTTAGCGTCATCATGTTCTAAGAATGGAATTAATGACGTAGAAACACTAACAATTTGTTTTGGTGTAACAGCTATAAACTCTACATCTCTCTTATGAACATATGTAACCTTTCCACCATGTCTAATTTCTACATATTCTGATTTTATTTCACCATTTTCATCTACATCAACTGAAGCAGGAGCTATTATTTTTTCTTCTTCCTGATCAGCAGTTAACCAATATACCCCTTTATCATACAATACTTTTCCATCTTTTACTTTATAATATGGAGTTTCTAAGAAACCAAATTCATCAACTCTAGCTAAAATAGCTAAAGATGTAATCAAACCAATATTAGCTCCTTCCGGAGTTTCAATTGGACACATTCTTCCATAATGTGAATGGTGAACATCACGAACTTCGAATTTCGCGTGCTCTCTTTTTAAACCACCAGGTCCAATAGCTGATAATCTTCTTTTATGAGTTAACTCTGATAACGGATTAACTTGATCCATAAATTGGGATAATTGACTAGTTGCAAAAAACTGATTTATTGTTGTCATTATAGCTCTAGAATTTACTAATGTGTTAGGATTTAATTTTTGAATATTTGGAATAATACTTAATTTTTCACTCATAATAGGTAACATTTTCGAGAAAGATCTTTCAAATTCAATTTGCATCAATTCGCCAACAGATCTTACTCTTTTATTACCCAAATGATCCCTTGTATCAAGTAACTCAGGATTTTCTTTCATTTCTAGCAAATGTCTAGAAGCTAATATTAAATCTAATTTTGTTAATATCCTTTCATCTTTATTTGGATATTCTATATCTTCTCCTTTTTCTATTTCTCTTCCTTCTACTTCTTTTAAGTATTTTTTGTATACATCTTCCATTCTATTTACAATCTTTTTTCTACCAATCATTGAGAAATCAAAGGTATTAGGATTAAAATAAAGATTATTTATATAATCCGTTGCAATATTCACCCTTGGAATTTCTCCAGGTCTTAATTTTTTAAATAATTCTTTATATGCATCTTCTGGAGTTAAAATCGAATCTTCTGATTCGTATGTTCTTTTAAACAAGTCTAAAGTATTTTGCGCAACTATATGAGCAACGGTTATTTCAGAAATTCCTAATTCTAATAGCTCATCAACTATTTTTTCTGTTATTCTTAATCCTCTATATGTTTTTGATTCCTTATGCAAATCCGAAGATTCAGGAATTTTAATATCCGATAATATTGTCACATTTTTTTCCAAATATTCTGTAATATTGTAATTCAAATTAATTTTTTTCGGATATAAGTCTAAAATAGCTAAATCACTATCAAACCCTAATGCCCTTAAAAATAAAAAATAATTAAACTTTCTTTTTCTATCTATTCTAATTTGTAAAAAATCTTTTCCAGGATTTGGATTGTAAATAATTTCTAACCATGCACCTTTAACAGGTAAAAAATGAGCAACAAAGTATGGTTTAGTTTGCTTTACACTTTTTTGCTCTTCACTAACAAAATAAACACCTGGAGATCTAACTAATTGATTTACTACAACTCTCTCAGCACCATTAATAATAAAAGTACTTCTATCTGTTATTTTTGGTATATTACCAAAAAATAACGAATCACTGGGTTCAATTATCTCCCCAGTACTGTGATCTGTTATTCTAATTCTTGATTTTAAAGGAACTGTGTAGGATAAACCCTTTTCTTTACATTCCATTTCTTCAAATGTTGGTTCTTCTGTCCATACATCTATAAACTCTAAAGATATTTTGTTTTTCCTTTTCCCTTTTAATTCAACTGTTATTGGCGAGTATTTATCCAATACCTCTTTAACTCCATACTTTACAAACCAATCAAACGAATCCAGTTGAATTTCTAACAAATCATGGAAAAGGGACATATCTTCTTTAACCTTACCAAAAAAATGCCTTTCTCTTTTTCCCACCTTCAAAACTCGGGTGTTCACAAAGAATCACCTCGTCTTCCTAATTTTTTATTAGCAAAACAATACCGCACCAGACTATAGTCTGATGCGGATCAATTATATCATATAAAAGTTTAATTTTCTTTAAGAAATTACTTCAATTCTACTGCTGCGCCAGCTTCTTCTAATTTTTTCTTTAATTCTTCTGCTTCAGCTTTTGAAGCGCCTTCTTTAATTACTGCTTCTGGAGTTCCTGCTTTTTCAACTAAATCCTTAGCTTCTTTTAAACCTAATCCTGTAATTTCTCTAACTACTTTAATTACATTGATTTTTTTATCTCCGAAGCTTTTTAATACTACATTGAATGAATCTTTTTCTTCTTCAGCTGGAGCTGCTGCACCTGCAACTGGAGCTGCTGCTACTGCAACTGGAGCTGCTGCTGATACACCAAATTCTTCTTCTAAAGCTTTTACTAACTCTGCTAATTCTGCTACTGTCATTTCTTTAATTGCTTGAATTAATTCTTCTCTTGTCATTCTAATACACCTCCTGAAAATATTTAAGTTTTATTGTTTTTCTTTTTCTTCTCTTATAGCATTTAATGCGTATAAGAATTTTCTTAACACTCCACCTAATGCACCTACTAAACCAGAAATTGGAGCATTTAAGCCACCAACCAACATAGCAAGCAATTGTTCTTTTGATGGTAATTTTGAAAGTTCTACTGCTTCTTCAGCTGTAAAGATTTTGCCTTCTAATATACCTGCTTTAATAACTGGGAATTCTAACTTATTCTTTTTCTTGAATTCCACTAATACTTTTAATGCTTCAATAGGATCTGCTTCTTTTGTATAAAATAATGCAGTATTTCCTTCAAGATACTTTTCATAATCTTCCAAGTTTAATCCAGCATTTTTAATAGCTGTTTTAATTAAAGCATTTCTTGTAATCTTGAAATAAACCTTATCTTCAAACTTCTTGTACAACTCACTTCTTAAAGCATTTGAATGAGCAACTGACATACCTTTGAAATCTAAAAACATAATAATTGAAGATTCTTTAAAAACACTTTCCAATTCCTTTAACAACTCAGCTTTTTGAGCTCTCGTTAACACCGACTCACACCTCCTCTAACAAAATCTGCGGTCCCGAGGACCGCAGAAGACCTAAAACAAGATATTGTTTTATCTCCAGCGTACCTCGGCAGGCGGGTATACACCACATTAATTATTACCTGCTGTCTTCAGTACATATTTATTTTCTCGGTTATTATAACTAATATTTATTACTTTTCAGTTAAAAATTCAGAAACGTTTAATTTCATTCCAGGACCCATAGTTGGAGCTAAAGCTACTTTTCTAATAAATTTACCTTTTGCTCCTGAAGGTCTTAATTTTTCAATTTGTTGTAAAGCTTCAACGATATTTTCTTTTAATTTTGAGATTTCAAAAGATTTTTTACCTACAGCAACATGTAAGTTACCTGTTTTGTCATTTCTTACCTCAATTTTACCTGCTTTAAATTCTTTAACAGCATCTGCTACATCATTAGTAACTGTTCCTGATTTTGGAGAAGGCATTAATCCTCTAGGACCTAAAACCTTACCTAATCTTCCAATTTCTCTCATCATATCAGGTGTTGCTATAGCTATATCGAAATCTGTCCAACCACCTTGAATTTTTTGAATTAATTCATCTGAACCTGCGTAATCTGCTCCAGCATCTAAAGCTTCTTTAACTTTTTCGCCTTTAGCGAAAACTAAAACTCTTACCGTTTTACCAGTTCCATGTGGTAATGTAATATTACCTCTTACTTGTTGATCATTTTTTCTTGGATCTATTCCTAAAACAAAATGTAATTCAACACTTTCATCAAATTTAGCATTAGCTATTTTTGGTAACAATTCTAATGCTTCATCTAAAGTATAGAATTTCTCTCTATCAATTAATTTTCTTGCTTCTATATATCTTTTACCGTGTTTAGACATTCACATACACCCCCTTAACCTTCTACTACTTCTATGCCCATGTTTCTTGCTGTACCTTTTATAATCTCCATAGCTGCTTCAATTGTTCTAGCATTAAGGTCGGGCATTTTTATTTCTGCAATTTCTTTAACTTGAGACAATGTAATCTTTCCAACAATTTCTCTTCCAGGATTTGTAGCACCTTTTTTAAGTCCAGCTGCTTGTAAAATCAAGAAAGAAGCTGGGGGGGTTTTTAATTCAAATGTAAATGATCTGTCTTCAAAAACCGTAATTTCAACTGGGATAATCATTCCAGCTTTATCAGCTGTTGCAGCATTAAACTTTTTACAGAATTCCATCAAATTAACTCCATGTTGTCCCAATGCAGGACCAACTGGTGGAGCTGGTGTCGCTTTACCTGCTGGCAATTGCAATTTAACAATTCTTGCGATTTTTTTTGCCATATTATTCCCTCCTTTGTGGTATTAGCGGAGTTATCCTCCCACTATATGAAAAAATTAATCTATTTTTTCAATTTCAGTTAAACCTAATTCAACTTCAGTTTCTCTTCCAAACATATTTATTGTAACTTTAACTGTTTGTTTATGCAAATCAATATAAGTTATTTTACCTGTAAAGTATTCAAAAGGACCACTTACAATTCTTACATGTTCACCCAATTCATAATCTGCTCTTATCTTACTTTCTTTTACTTCATAACTTTCTTCACCAGTTAATCTTAGTAACGCTTTAACTTCTTTAGTTTTTAATCGAACAGGAGTACCCCCTATGTTTATAAAATTAATTACATACGGTATATTTTTAACCATTTCTTGGGTCTCTTTATTTAATATCATTTCAATAAACATATAGCCAGGAAATAATCTAGATATCTTCGTTTTTAATATTATTATTTCTTTTCTAGTAGCAAAATCTCTAATTTCAACCTTGCCAGAAGATTTAGCTTTATATTGTTTTTTATTACCTAGTATTTGACCCTTTTCTACATATGTTCCTTTTCTAAAAGCATTAGAGTCAAAATTCTCTCTAAATATAAGATAAACATCTTTTCCTTCATTATGTTGTATAACAACTCTTTTTAATTTTTCTATAGAAATAATAACACCATCTAAATCAGCTTCATATCCAGGTTCTTTTGCTAAAGGAATTCCAACATGTATTGTGGAATTAACCTTTAATCCCCCTATGATTTTAGCACTTTCTGGAATTAAAAAAGTTTTTGTAAACTTTTTATCCTTTGTTTCAACTATTATTTTTCTATAATTTTTAACTTCGACAATTGTTCCTGTATTTTTAACCAAAACTGCAGGTTCTTCAGCTAACAAATCACCTTTTTTAACATTTTCACCATTTTTTATATAAACATGAGCATCTTCAGAAACTACAACTCTTTCTAATTTTTTATTTGTCAAATCTATTTCACTTTCTTCTGGTATTAATATTTTCCCAAACATCTTTTCTTTTTCATATAATCTAGCTTTTTCTTCTATCAATTCTTTTACTTTATATTCCATACCAGAAAAAGTTTGTAAAATATACCATTTTTTTTGCATATTTATTCACCTGCTTTATAAATCATTGACTTGCTCCAGCACCTAATCCACTTTTAATACCTAATAGAGGGTATATAACTTTTGAAAATAAGTTTAATAATCCATAATCAGCGATAAATAAATATAACGAAACAAATATCAATATTGCTAATACAATCAATGTAGAATTTACAGCTTCCTTCCTATTAGGCCATTTTACTTTTTTTCCTTCTTGTATTACAGAACTTAAAAACACCCAAAATTTTGACATTAAAAAAACACCCCCAAAATTTAATCACTACCCCCTATATTAAGGGGGTTGTTTTCGTTTTAGAAAATTTACTATTATATTTTTGATTCAACATGTAATGTATGTTTATTACAATGTGGACAATATTTTTTTAATTCTAACTTGTTTTTAGCTGTTCTTTTTCTTTCTTTGTAATAATTTCTTCTATTACATTCAGAACATTTTAAAGATACTGTTAAAACAGGACTTTTAGCTGCCATTATATTCACCTCACATACATTATAATTAATAAAATGGTGGTGAGGGAAGGATTTGAACCTTCGAAGGCAATCCGCCAGCGGATTTACAGTCCGCCCCCTTTGGCCACTCGGGCACCTCACCACCGATAATTTACTGGAGCCGACGAAGGGACTTGAACCCCCAACCTGCTGATTACAAGTCAGCCGCTCTGCCAATTGAGCTACGTCGGCAACTCATCCGGG is part of the Marinitoga sp. 38H-ov genome and harbors:
- the rpmG gene encoding 50S ribosomal protein L33, which produces MAAKSPVLTVSLKCSECNRRNYYKERKRTAKNKLELKKYCPHCNKHTLHVESKI